From one Lysinibacillus sp. G4S2 genomic stretch:
- a CDS encoding GrpB family protein — translation MLGKIGDTKGEIIIKLGLKNNEVRIVPFDSEWNNEFLNVKQEIQSVLEIDGNRIEHIGSTAIEKISAKPIIDILLGVDDLHKIDKEMEKNLRKIGFYRLRVERTNEVVFAKFTNEKFEVKTHFIHAVSFKEELWTNLIFFRDYLNEHEVEKKAYANIKEDYLRQNNSPNINEYTNFKTEFVKKIFAKRLF, via the coding sequence ATGCTAGGTAAGATCGGTGACACAAAGGGGGAAATCATTATAAAACTTGGATTAAAAAATAATGAAGTAAGAATTGTACCATTTGATTCAGAATGGAATAATGAATTTTTAAATGTGAAGCAAGAAATACAATCTGTTTTAGAAATTGATGGTAATCGTATAGAGCATATTGGAAGTACTGCAATTGAGAAGATAAGTGCAAAGCCAATTATTGATATTCTATTAGGTGTCGATGATCTTCATAAAATCGATAAGGAAATGGAAAAGAATCTTCGAAAAATTGGTTTTTATCGACTACGTGTAGAGAGAACAAATGAAGTAGTATTTGCAAAATTTACAAATGAAAAATTTGAGGTGAAAACACATTTTATTCATGCAGTAAGTTTTAAAGAGGAATTGTGGACAAACCTTATCTTTTTCAGAGATTATTTAAATGAGCATGAGGTTGAAAAAAAGGCGTATGCCAATATTAAAGAAGATTATTTACGACAAAATAACTCACCAAATATTAATGAATATACTAATTTTAAAACTGAATTTGTAAAAAAGATATTTGCAAAAAGACTATTCTAG
- a CDS encoding alpha/beta hydrolase, which produces MNNYQSIFSEGFDLKYCVKGQGKPILVVGSSVYYPRLFSENLYKHFQFIFLDHRGFVKPPYNLKKEDYTLDKIVDDIETARQMLKLEDIIILGHSGHAFMALAYAKKYPQFVQKVILLNSAPTNSQDRQNLSFSFFTETASAERKKQFEHDIAFLENDINNDPERRFVHMCIRMGAHSFYDYTFDAASMWDGVYTNMEVIDYLWGIVFAERNLIQSMAHFDKPIFLGLGRYDYLVAPVSLWNSIDHSYENVKKVIFEQSGHNPMFEEPDTFDRELINWMNE; this is translated from the coding sequence ATGAATAATTATCAAAGCATCTTTAGTGAAGGATTTGATTTAAAATATTGTGTGAAGGGACAAGGTAAGCCGATATTGGTAGTGGGTAGTAGTGTATATTATCCGCGCTTGTTCTCGGAAAATTTATATAAACATTTTCAATTTATCTTCTTAGATCATAGAGGTTTTGTGAAGCCTCCATACAATTTAAAGAAAGAAGATTATACTTTAGATAAAATTGTAGACGATATCGAAACTGCAAGACAAATGCTCAAGCTTGAAGATATTATCATCTTAGGACATTCTGGACATGCATTTATGGCTTTGGCCTATGCTAAAAAATATCCTCAGTTTGTTCAAAAGGTCATTTTATTAAATTCTGCACCAACAAACAGTCAAGACAGACAAAATCTAAGTTTTTCCTTTTTTACTGAGACTGCCAGTGCTGAGAGAAAAAAGCAATTTGAACATGATATTGCTTTCTTAGAAAATGATATTAACAATGATCCTGAAAGACGGTTTGTGCATATGTGTATTCGCATGGGAGCGCATAGTTTTTATGATTATACATTCGATGCTGCTTCTATGTGGGATGGCGTATATACTAATATGGAAGTTATTGATTACCTTTGGGGGATAGTATTTGCTGAACGAAATCTAATCCAATCAATGGCTCATTTCGATAAACCGATTTTTTTAGGATTAGGTCGGTATGATTATTTAGTAGCTCCTGTTTCACTCTGGAATTCAATTGATCATTCATATGAAAATGTGAAGAAAGTCATTTTTGAACAAAGTGGCCATAATCCAATGTTTGAAGAACCAGATACTTTTGATAGAGAATTAATCAACTGGATGAATGAATAG
- the tnpB gene encoding IS66 family insertion sequence element accessory protein TnpB, with protein MYFDGDGLAKLYKRLDNGKLQWPKDEKEVRNLSQQELRLLLEGLSLQQPKAIAKSEKGVFKIYSPKWYNHP; from the coding sequence TTGTATTTTGATGGAGATGGCTTAGCAAAGCTTTATAAACGATTAGATAACGGTAAACTGCAATGGCCAAAAGATGAAAAGGAAGTGCGTAATCTTTCACAACAGGAGCTTCGTTTGCTGTTGGAAGGATTATCACTTCAGCAGCCAAAGGCAATTGCGAAATCAGAAAAAGGTGTCTTTAAAATCTATTCACCAAAGTGGTATAATCATCCATGA
- a CDS encoding NAD(P)-dependent alcohol dehydrogenase yields the protein MKRTMKAYQIVEWQQPPQVREVEVPEPGQGEILVKVAGNGLCHSDFNMQAIPKETAEYLGWQLPFTLGHETGGWIEKLGDGVENLAIGEPLALVSPNSCGVCEYCIRGEDNNCIESAAGRGYGRDGGLAEYVLVKSSRFIIKLNKLDPLQAGPLTDAGATSYHAVKRVLTRLTPGSSVVVIGAGGLGSFAIQFLKQMTAARIIAVDMNPSRLDLAREYGAHETLIGVTESTASEIRTLTGCHGAAAVLDFAGFDATIEAGLASLRKGGSYGLVGAGGGTFKKPWIGNLPQDGEVFNFQGGTIADVQEVFAMAEAGLIKSEIDVFPFSQITEAYEKLHHGGMRGRAVIIPDHQ from the coding sequence ATGAAAAGAACTATGAAAGCGTATCAAATTGTTGAATGGCAACAACCGCCGCAAGTTCGAGAAGTAGAGGTGCCAGAACCGGGGCAAGGTGAAATTTTGGTGAAAGTTGCGGGGAACGGTTTATGTCATTCTGATTTTAATATGCAGGCTATTCCTAAGGAAACGGCTGAATACTTGGGCTGGCAGCTGCCGTTCACATTAGGCCATGAAACAGGCGGATGGATAGAAAAGCTGGGAGACGGCGTGGAGAATCTGGCGATCGGCGAACCTTTAGCGCTTGTATCTCCTAATTCCTGTGGGGTGTGCGAGTATTGCATTCGGGGAGAGGACAACAACTGTATTGAAAGTGCAGCCGGTAGGGGATACGGTAGAGATGGCGGTCTTGCCGAGTACGTGTTGGTGAAATCCTCCCGATTTATCATCAAGCTGAATAAGCTTGATCCTTTGCAAGCAGGACCGCTAACTGACGCCGGGGCAACGTCGTATCATGCCGTTAAAAGAGTGCTTACGCGTCTGACACCTGGTTCAAGTGTTGTTGTTATCGGCGCCGGAGGTCTTGGGAGCTTTGCAATCCAATTCTTGAAGCAAATGACGGCTGCAAGGATTATTGCCGTGGACATGAATCCTTCACGTCTTGACTTGGCCCGGGAATACGGAGCGCACGAGACGTTGATTGGCGTTACGGAATCAACGGCAAGCGAGATCCGTACACTGACTGGCTGCCACGGTGCTGCCGCGGTACTTGACTTCGCCGGATTTGATGCGACGATTGAAGCAGGTCTTGCTTCGCTACGAAAAGGCGGTTCATATGGTCTGGTAGGAGCTGGCGGCGGGACCTTCAAAAAGCCGTGGATAGGCAACCTACCGCAGGACGGGGAGGTTTTCAACTTCCAAGGGGGGACCATAGCCGATGTACAGGAGGTTTTCGCTATGGCTGAAGCTGGTCTTATCAAGAGTGAAATTGATGTATTCCCGTTCAGTCAGATTACGGAAGCCTATGAGAAGCTTCATCATGGAGGAATGCGTGGCCGGGCAGTGATTATTCCGGATCATCAGTAA
- a CDS encoding HPr family phosphocarrier protein: MEETGIHARPATILEKVAEKYDSSIKLNLH, encoded by the coding sequence ATTGAAGAAACAGGAATTCATGCTCGCCCCGCAACTATTTTAGAAAAGGTTGCTGAAAAATATGATTCAAGCATTAAATTAAATCTACACTAA